The genome window CTACTTCCTCGACATTTGCCTTCGGTATTTCTGCAATGATCTCGCTACTATATGGAGAGCATAATTCTGTATACTCTGCTGCTTCCACCCAATCCCCATTGATAAATAAATTTTTCCTCATTATAATTACCTCACCTTTCGTATTACAACTTATTTGCCAATACCTGATTCTCTACTTCTTGAATCGCTTTTTCTAGAATATCTAATAAATCTCTTAACTCTTTTTGGCTTATTGATAATGGTGGTGAAAATACAACAATATCTTGAGCATCTAGTACAACAGAGCGACATATTAATCCCAACTTTGCTGCCTCTGTCACTATTTGCGGAGCGAGGAGTTTTCCTTCATAAGAGATTTCTATACCTGCCATTAAACCTAAACCTCTTGCATCTACAATAAATGGATACTTCGCTTGTAATACTTTTAACCCTGCTAATAGCTCTTGACCACGAATTTCTGCATTTGCTACTAAATTATCTTTCTCTATAATTTCAATGTTTTTCAACCCAACTGCACAGGCCATTGGATGACCACTATAAGTGTATCCATGCAATATAGTTCCTTCTGATAACTCAGAAAATTCTTGGTGTATTTTCTCTGAAATCATTACACCACCTAATTGTGCATATCCACTAGTAACACCTTTTGCAAAGCACATCATATCCGGTACCACATTAAAATGTTCCATCGCAAAGAACTTACCCGTCCTACCAAATCCTGTGATAACTTCATCAGTTATCATCAAAATACCGTACTCATTGCAAATTTCACGAATTTCTTTGAAATAATTATCCGGTGCAACATGCACCCCCCCTGCACCTTGTACTGGCTCGGTGATGAAAGCAGCTATTGTTTCTGGACCTTCAGTTTCAATCAAATCACGTAAAGCCTGTATGGAGAAATGATCTACGAATAGAAAATCCGGTGCATTTGAATTTGTAAAATCACGAAATCCTTTTAAACCCGTCGCACTTGTAGCACCGATTGCCACCCCGTGATAAGATCTCGATCTTGAGATAATTTTTTTTCGAGAAGTTTCCCCTTTTAATATCCAATAATGACGAGCCAATTTATAGGCGCTATCATTGGATTCGGAACCACCGGACGTAAAAAATGTAGTATTTAAATCACCAGGTGCTAATTCTGCTAACTTTTTTGCTAATAGAATAGCAGGCTCATTACTAAACGTTGCAAAACAAGAACTGAAGGCTAATTTATCCATTTGTTCCTTCGCTACTTCACCAAGTTCTGTTCTACCATGTCCGATATTCACATTCCAAAGCGAAGACATACCATCAATAACTTTTTTACCTGTAATATCATACAGATAAACACCTTTTCCTTCTGTAAAAATAAATGCCGGTCCATTTTCCGTCTTTACTGGTGAAGTAGGGTGTAGAAAATGCTTTTGGTCTAACACTTTAAGTTCTTCAACAGAATAATTTCTTTTCATAAAAATACATCCTCTCTTTTAAATGTTTTTAAACAATACACTCACAATTAATAAACAATAAGCTTGCCAACTACTAAAATGTGATTTACTTACATCTCGGAAATAAATTAATTTAATTTTCAATTAACTCTGAATATAGGAATTGTTTCGTCGATTTAATTGTTAAGAGAGATTTGTTTTATCAAATAAGCCTACCCCTTTTTTCCATAACATTCCTAATCATCCAGCTACCTAAGCTAGAAGCATTATGAGAGACACTATATTAGTTTGAAATGGATATTCCCAAAAGTTAACGATGATTAACTCTCGCTCCACTTAATAATATAATTTGCCAAAACATTAGTTACTTCTACTACGCTATCTAAATGAACACATTCATCTGGTCCATGCATATTTTCTCCAATTGGCCCAAAGCACAATCCTTGTTTTCCGTAATACTGAGTAAATCGTGCATCATTTCCTCCAGCTCTTCCAACCATTATTACTTTATGTCCGATAACATCTTCTGCATTTTCGTTGAATAATTTTACAAAAGGGTTCTCAGGATCTTGGTACCATGGCTCCGTTGACCATCCAAACCACTCTATAACAGGTGGATTTTTATCCATCCACTCATCGCCTAAGACAGATTTCATAATCGTGTCTTGTACTAGTTGCTTAATTTCTTCGCGAGTTTCCCCTGGGATAAAACCAATTCTTCCTTCGAGGATCGCTTCCCCTGGAACTGTCGATACCCAGTCCCCAGCTTTTAGTACACCTAAGTTTAAGTGAACGGACTGTCCAGACCCCTTTTCAAATAAATCAAACTTAACATTTTTAGCACGCCATTCACTTAATTCATCCAGCGCACTAAGGATTTTCATCATTTTTGAAATAGCATTTATGCCTTCATGCGCTAAACCAGCATGCGCTGTTCTTCCCTTTACATACACTCGGAAATACATAATCCCCCCATGACATATTGTCATATTCAAATTATGTGGCTCTGTCGAAATGTACCCATCTGTTACGAAGCCTTCCTCCAAACATGCTAAAGCTCCGCCGCCACCACCAGCTTCTTCTTCTATTACTGAATGTAGCTGAACATCTCCAGCAATTGGATAACCTAAATCAATTAATGTTTTCAATGCGAACCAATTTGAAATAAGTCCTGCTTTCATATCGGCAGAGCCTCGACCGTATAACTTGTTTCCAATAATATCTCCACTCCATGGGTCCATCGTCCAGTTTGAATATGGTTCAGGAGAAACAACATCTACATGCCCGTGAATCGTTAATGACTTACCTTTGGAGACACCTTTATGTATTCCGATAATATTTTTTCGGTCTTCAAACGGAATACCTGAATCAATAAACGCTTCATGAGCTGAAACCTTCTCATATTTTGGTTCAATCTCATGCAAAATCAAGTTAAGTTCTTCATATTTTTTTTTCATGTATAATTGCATCTCTTGTTCATTACCAACAACGCTTTTTATACGTACGACATCTTGAATTGTTTTAAATAATTCTTCTTTATTTTCTTCTATATACAGTCGAATTTTTTCTTTCAAAGCAATCACTCCTTTATTTACTTCTTGTGTCATTAAAAAGAGGAAGATTATCTAAGAGATTCTCATCCTCTAAATAGTTAATTCAAGACTTTAATCTTATCTTCATTAAAAATCTCTTTATCTAATGACTCCAAGTCATCAATAGAGTCCATGCTTCCAAGTTCTTTTTTAAAGAATCGTGTTATAAACAGCATGTAAATGATTCCGATTATAAGCCAAACGATTCCACCTATAAATGCATCAGCGTGTAAATGATACCAAAGAACCCCAGTAGCTAATGCTCCGAAAGAAGGCATAATTAAGTACTTAAAGGTTTCACTGCCTGATCTCCTTTTCTGACGAATATAGAAATGAACAATAACAGATAGGTTAACGAATGTGAATGCAATTAATGCCCCAAAGTTAATGACTGAAGCAATTAATTCTAAATTTGGTCCTATTGCAAATAATGATACGATTCCCGTCAAAACAATCGTAAAAACAGGCGTTCTAAATTTAGGGTGTAAGTATCCGAAAGTTTTTTTAGGAAGTACACCATTTCTGCCCATAACAAACAGCAAACGAGATGCACTTGCATGAGATGCAAGTCCTGAAGCTACAGTAGCAGCGAAAGCTCCTGCAATGAAAAGCAGTTGGAATAACTTCCCTCCTACATATAAACCAATTTCCGGCAATGTATCATCTACATTTTCGAACACAGAAACATCCGGGAATAATGCTTGTGTAAAATAAGAAGCAATAAAGAAAATACCCCCACCGATTAAAACAGTTAGAAGGATTGCTCTAGGAACTGTTGATGTATCCTTTGCTTCTTCCGTATACATTGTTATTGCGTCGAAACCGATAAACGAGAAAGCTACTACTGTTGCCCCAGTTAAAACGGCTATTAATTTCACATTTTCATGTGATAGTGGATGAATCGTGAATAAAGTACCATTTCCCATACCGTGATAAAGTTGTACAGAAGCAAGTATTATGAAGATACCTATTAAACAAATCGTGAAAACAACGAGTATAAAGTTTAAGCTGGATGTTGATTCCATACTATAAGCATTAATTGCAGTAACTACAATGACATAAGCAAAAACCCAAATCCAAACAGGTACATTTGGAAACAGAGATTCCATATATATTCGAATAATTAATGCATTAACTAAAGGTAATAATAAATAATCTAATAACGATGTCCATCCTACGAGGAATCCTAGGTGAGACCCCATTGTTTCCCGGGTGTATGTATATGCTGAACCAGCAGCCGGGAATACCTGTACCATCTTTCCATAACTAATCGCCGTCAATACCATTACTACCAAGGCGACAAAATACGCCATTGGTACTACACCATTTGTTAATTTTGATACAATTCCAAACGTATCAAAGACCACTGTAGGCGTCATATATCCTAATCCCAGTGCAACAATTGACCAAACACCTAATGACCTTTTGAGCGTAGTGTTATCTGTCATTCATCCATCCCCTTTACATATTTTTAGCTGCTTCATTAATGTTTAAAACTGCGAATAATCAATCTGATCTGTATTGAGCACTGGTGGTTTATGCTTAAGACCTTTTGTCATAAATAATAAATAAATAACACCAATTCCTAACCAAACACTACCAAGAGCAATCGAATAAACATCTAGGTTGAAAAGCAAACAAGTTGTAAGTACTGCTCCGATTAATGGAAAAATCAAATAGAAGATAATCCCCTTTAAGGAGCGTTCTTTTCGCTTACCGTAATATAAAAAAACAACGGATAGATTCACAGCAGTAAATGCAAGTAGGGCGCCAAAGTTAATGAAAGACGCGACAATAGTTAAACTTAAAAACAATGAAGATAATGATAAAAGACCAATTAATAAAAT of Lysinibacillus agricola contains these proteins:
- a CDS encoding ArgE/DapE family deacylase, which codes for MKEKIRLYIEENKEELFKTIQDVVRIKSVVGNEQEMQLYMKKKYEELNLILHEIEPKYEKVSAHEAFIDSGIPFEDRKNIIGIHKGVSKGKSLTIHGHVDVVSPEPYSNWTMDPWSGDIIGNKLYGRGSADMKAGLISNWFALKTLIDLGYPIAGDVQLHSVIEEEAGGGGGALACLEEGFVTDGYISTEPHNLNMTICHGGIMYFRVYVKGRTAHAGLAHEGINAISKMMKILSALDELSEWRAKNVKFDLFEKGSGQSVHLNLGVLKAGDWVSTVPGEAILEGRIGFIPGETREEIKQLVQDTIMKSVLGDEWMDKNPPVIEWFGWSTEPWYQDPENPFVKLFNENAEDVIGHKVIMVGRAGGNDARFTQYYGKQGLCFGPIGENMHGPDECVHLDSVVEVTNVLANYIIKWSES
- a CDS encoding APC family permease gives rise to the protein MTDNTTLKRSLGVWSIVALGLGYMTPTVVFDTFGIVSKLTNGVVPMAYFVALVVMVLTAISYGKMVQVFPAAGSAYTYTRETMGSHLGFLVGWTSLLDYLLLPLVNALIIRIYMESLFPNVPVWIWVFAYVIVVTAINAYSMESTSSLNFILVVFTICLIGIFIILASVQLYHGMGNGTLFTIHPLSHENVKLIAVLTGATVVAFSFIGFDAITMYTEEAKDTSTVPRAILLTVLIGGGIFFIASYFTQALFPDVSVFENVDDTLPEIGLYVGGKLFQLLFIAGAFAATVASGLASHASASRLLFVMGRNGVLPKKTFGYLHPKFRTPVFTIVLTGIVSLFAIGPNLELIASVINFGALIAFTFVNLSVIVHFYIRQKRRSGSETFKYLIMPSFGALATGVLWYHLHADAFIGGIVWLIIGIIYMLFITRFFKKELGSMDSIDDLESLDKEIFNEDKIKVLN
- a CDS encoding aspartate aminotransferase family protein, whose protein sequence is MKRNYSVEELKVLDQKHFLHPTSPVKTENGPAFIFTEGKGVYLYDITGKKVIDGMSSLWNVNIGHGRTELGEVAKEQMDKLAFSSCFATFSNEPAILLAKKLAELAPGDLNTTFFTSGGSESNDSAYKLARHYWILKGETSRKKIISRSRSYHGVAIGATSATGLKGFRDFTNSNAPDFLFVDHFSIQALRDLIETEGPETIAAFITEPVQGAGGVHVAPDNYFKEIREICNEYGILMITDEVITGFGRTGKFFAMEHFNVVPDMMCFAKGVTSGYAQLGGVMISEKIHQEFSELSEGTILHGYTYSGHPMACAVGLKNIEIIEKDNLVANAEIRGQELLAGLKVLQAKYPFIVDARGLGLMAGIEISYEGKLLAPQIVTEAAKLGLICRSVVLDAQDIVVFSPPLSISQKELRDLLDILEKAIQEVENQVLANKL